A window of Aeromicrobium sp. Sec7.5 genomic DNA:
CTGGCTCATGAAGCGCCACCCCGCGGGCGTCGTCGCCCCGTTCTCAATGCTCGTCCCGGTCGTCGGGCTCCTGACCGCCGCGATCGTCCTGGACGAGCACCCGTCAGGGCTCGAGGTCGTGGGTGGGGCCCTCGTGGTGGTCGGCGTCGTCTGGTCCGGCCGGCTGCCGCGCGTGCCCGACCTCGCCGGCACCCGCCGTCAGCGCAGGCGCGCGGCGAGCTCGGCCGCCCAGTAGGTCAGCACGATGTCGGCTCCGGCCCGTCGGATCGACAGGACCGTCTCGTCGATCGCCCGCTCGCGATCGATCCAGCCCTGCGCGGCCGCCGCCTCGACCATCGCGTACTCCCCGGACACGTTGTAGGCCGCCACGGGGACGTCGGTGCGCTCGCGGACCTTCGCCACGAGGTCGAGGTAGCCGAGCGCGGGCTTGACCATCACGACGTCGGCCCCCTCGGCGAGGTCGAGCCCCAGCTCGCGCAGCGCCTCCCGGGCGTTGGCCGGGTCCTGCTGGTACGTGCGGCGATCGCCCTGGAGCGAGGAGTCCACGGCCTCGCGGAACGGGCCGTAGAAGGCCGAGGCGTACTTCGCGGTGTAGGCCATGATCGCGACGTCGGTGTGGCCCGCGGCGTCGAGCGCGGCACGCACGACCCCGACCTGGCCGTCCATCATGCCGCTGGGACCCACCCAGTGGGCGCCGGCATCGGCCTGGGCCACCCCCATGGCCGCGTAGACCTCGAGGGTCGCGTCGTTGTCGACCCGGCCCCGCGCATCGAGCACGCCACAGTGACCGTGGTCGGTGAACTCGTCGAGGCAGAGGTCGCTCATGACCAGCAGGTCGTCACCGACCTCGGCCCGCGCGTCGGCGATCGCCAGGTTCAGGATGCCGTCGGGGTCGAGCGCCCCGGACCCCGTGGCGTCCTTCGACGCCGGGACGCCGAACAGCATGACGCCGCCGAGCCCCAGCTCGGCCGCCTCGCGGTAGGCCTTCTTCGCCGACTCCCGGGTGTGCTGCACGACGCCCGGCATGCTCGCGATGGGCCGCGGCTCGTCCAGGCCCTCGGCGACGAACATCGGCAGCACGAGCTGCGACGCGACGGTGTGGGTCTCGCGGACGATCCGTCGCGTGGCCGGCGAGGAACGCAGGCGACGCGGGCGGTGCGGCAGGTTCGTCATGGGATCGAGCCTAGTCCGGCCGCTGGCGGACTGACGATGATGCACCCCGGCAGCCAGGGCGACCCGCATGCATCATCGGTCGTTCGCGAGACATCACGGATGATGCACCTCGGCAGCCGGGACTACCCAGATGCATCATCCTCGGTCCCCGTGGGAACGGGGCGGCTGACCGCGGCCGCCCCAACCGCGCTCTGGTCCATGCCGCTGTTCCGCGGCCACCAACGACCAAGGGGTCGTGGCCGCCGGAGCGACCACGACCCCTTGGTCGTTCTCGAACCTGTCGTCAGGCTTTGCGCCGGGTGGACGGGCGGCGCTGGGACGGCTTGGTGACCGGCTCGCCGGCCTCCAAGAACGCGACGCGACGAGCCGCGCCGAACGCGGCCAGCGCGTCGGCCAGGACCTCGACGGACGGCGACTCGGCCATGACGTCGACCCGCAGGCCGTGCTCCTCGGCGGTCTTGGCCGTGGCCGGACCGATGCACGCGATGATCGTCGACGGATGCGGCTTGCCCGCGATGCCGACGAGGTTGCGCACCGTCGAGCTCGACGTGAACAGGACCGCGTCGAACTTGCCGGTCTTGATCGCGTCGCGGATCGGCGCCGGCGGCGGCGCCGCCCGCACCGTGCGGTAGGCCGTGACGTCGTCGACCTCCCAGCCGAGGTCGATCAGCCCCGCGACGAGGGTCTCGGTCGCGATGTCGGCGCGCGGGAGGAAGACCCGGTTGATCGGGTCGAGCGTCTCGTCGTACGGCGGCCATTCCTCGACCAGACCGCGAGCGCTCTGCTCACCGGTGGGCACCAGGTCGGGACGGATGCCCCACGTGGCGATGGCCTCGGCGGTCTTCTCACCGACCGCGGCGATCTTGAGACCCGAGAAGGCGCGGGCATCGAGCCCGTACTCCTCGAACTTCTCGCGGACCGCCTTGACGGCGTTGACGCTCGTGAACGCGACCCACTCGTAGCGGCCCTCCACGAGGCCGCGCACGGCCTTGTCCATCTGCTGCGGGTTGCGCGGCGGCTCGACCGAGATGGTGGGGACCTCCTCGGACACCGCCCCGTACCCGCGCAGGCGCGACGCCAGGCTGGCCGACTGCTCCTTCGTGCGGGGCACGAGGATGCGCCAGCCGTACAGCGGCTTGGTCTCGAACCACGACAGCGCGTCGCGCATCTGCACGACCTCGCCGACGACCGTGATGGCCGGCGCGGTCATGCCCGCCGCCTTCGCGTCGGCGGCGATGCCCTCGAGCGTCGAGACGATCGTGCTCTGCTCGGTCGTGGTGCCGACCCGCGTCATCGCGACGGGGGTCTGCGGCGAGCGCCCGGCGGCGATGAGGCCGTCGGCCGCCTCGCCGATCCGCGCGACGGCGGAGAGCAGCACCAAGGTGTCGTCGCTGCCGAGCTCCTCCCACGCGACCTGGGTGTCGCCGACGCTCACGACGCGGAACTCGCGGTGCTGACGGTTGGTGAGCGGCACCCCGGCGTACGCCGGGACGGCCTGCACCGACGAGATGCCGGGGACGATCTCGAACTCGATGCCGGCCTTGGCGCACGCGGCGGCCTCCTCCGGGCCCGTGGCGTACGTGAAGGGGTCGCCGCTGATGAGCCGGACGACGTGGGCGCCGGTCTTCGCGTGGCGGACGACGAGCCGGGCGCGAGCCGCGTGCGTGAGCAGCGCGCCGTCCTCACCCAGTCCGCCGTCGACGATCTCGGCGTCGCCCGGGACGAGGGCGATCTGCTCGGGGAGCTCGGTGATGACGACATCGGCCTGGAGCAGGAGCTCGGCCGCGCGGACCGTGAGCAGGCTGGCGTCGCCCGGGCCGGCGCCGACGAAGCTGACGCGTCCGAGCTTCTTGGCCGGCTTGCTGGCACGAGACGGCACGGACGTGGCGTCCGGCGTCGCGGTGGTGGTGGTCACGTGGGTACTTCCTTCTGGTGCAGACGGGGTCTGCGGGTGGTCGGGTCGGATCGACCGATCAGGCGACGGGAGCCATGATCTGGTCGGCACCCTCGGCCAGCATCTCGGTGGCGAGACGGAGGCCGAGCGCGGCGGCGCCGGAGGGCACGCCGATCGCGGACAGGCGGATGGATGGACTTCCGGACGGGTCGGCCACGACGGCGCGCAGCCAGAGCTCATCGCCGTCGTCGCCCCAGGCGACCTCGGCCAAGGCTCCGACGGGCGCGCTGCAGCCGGCCTCCAAGGTGGCGAGCAACGTGCGCTCGGCCGTGATGGTGGCACGGGTGTCGGGGTCGTCGAGCACCCCGAGCAGATCGATGAGGTCGGTCCGGTCGGAGCGGCACTCGACGGCGAGCGCACCCTGACCGGGAGCGGGCAGTACCTGGATCGGGTCGAGCACCTCGGTGGCCTCGTCCGCGCGGCCGAGGCGCAGCAGCCCGGCACGGGCCAGGACGACGGCGTCGACCTCGCCCGAGCGCACCTTGCCCAGTCGGGTGTCGACGTTGCCCCGGATCGGGACGACCTCCACGCCGAGGCCGAGCGCGTTGATCTGCGCGGCACGTCGCGGCGATCCGGTGCCGATGCGGGAGCCCGGGGGCAGCTCGCCGAGGGTCAGGCCGTCGCGGGCCACGAGGGCGTCGCGGACGTCCTCGCGCGGCGGGACCGCGGCGAGCACGAGGCGCGGGTCGTCAGCCGTGGGGAGGTCCTTGAGCGAGTGCACCGCGAAGTCGACGTCGCCGGCGACGAGTGCATCACGCAGCGCGGCCACGAACACCCCGGTGCCGCCCATCTGGTCGAGCGGGGCCGAGGAACGATCGCCCTCGGTGCTGATCGTGACGAGCTCGACCTCGCGGCCGGTGAGCTCGCGGACGCGGTCGGCGACGTGGCCGGACTGCGTGCGCGCGAGCTCGCTGGCACGCGTGCCGAGGCGCAGGGGCTCAGTCATTGGCAGCCCCCTCCCCCACGGCGGAGACGCGGTCGACCGCGGACGGGTCGAGCGCGAAGAGGTCGGCGAGAGCGTCGGCGTACGTCAGCCCGGCGGGCCCGTCGACGAGCTGCTGCACCCGCACGGTGGGCTGGTGCAAGAGCTTGTCGGAGACCCGGCGCAGCGCCCGGCGGATCTCGGCCCGCTGCACGTCGGAGAGATCTCCGAGGCGAGCCTCGAGGCGCTCGGTCTCGGACTCCACGATCTCGACCGCCATGCCGCGCAGGGCGACGACGGTCGGCGTGACGCGCGAGGCGGACTTGGCGGCCAGGAACGTGCCGACCTCGCCATCGACGATCGCGCGCACCGCGGCGACGTCCGAGACGACCTCGGAGTCGGCCGCACGCTCGCCGAGGACCTGCATGTCGATGAGGGTCGTGTTGGGCAGCTGGGTGACGTCGGCGGCGATGTCGCGCGGGAGCGCGAGATCGACCAGGGTCATGGGCCGGCCGTCCTGCGTGGCCCGCGCGATGCGCTCCTGGTCGAACACGACGCCGGTCGCGCCGGTGCAGCTGATGAGGACGTCGGCGCCCTGCAGCTCGACGTCGAGGGACTCCCAGCGCACCGCTCCGACACCGAACGTGGCCACGAACTCCGCGGCGCGCTGGTAGGTGCGGTTCGTGAGCATGATGCTCTCGGGCGCGACGCCACGCTCGACGAGTGTGCGCACCGCGAGGCTCGCCATGGTGCCGGCGCCGGCCACGAGGTACCGGGTCTCGGCACCGATCTGCCGCCCGTCGCCCGGCACCCCGTGCCGATCTTGCCGCCCGTCGCCCGGCACCCACGCCGCCATGGCCTCGCCGGCGGCGTCGAGCGCGGCCGTGACGACCGAGGGCGCGAGGCGGTCGATGCCGGTCTCGGCGTGGCCGCGCTTGCCGATACGCAACGCCTGCTGGAACAGCGCGTTGAGCGCCGGGCCGACGGTGGACTCGGCCTGCGCCGACTGCAGCGACAGACGGACCTGGCCCAGGATCTGGCTCTCGCCCAGGATCATCGAGTCGAGCCCGGCCGCGACCGAGAAGAGGTGGGCCACCGCGGCGTCGTCGTAGTGCACGTAGAGGTGGTGCACCAGCTCCTCACGCCCGAGCCCGGCGTGGTCGGCGAAGAGGCGCGACAGCTCCTCGATGGCCCCGTGGAAGCGCTCGGCCTCGACGTACACCTCGACGCGGTTGCACGTGGAGATCACGACGGACTCGCTGATGTGCGGGGACTCGAGGACCTTGTGCGACAGCTTGACGCCGTCGTCGGTGTCGAGGGACGCGCGCTCGAGGACCTCGATCGGGGCGGTGCGGTGGGACATGCCCAGCACGAGCACACTCACGGAACGCTCACCGCCGAGTCATCGGAGTCCAGATCACGGAAGAAGGGGTGCAGAATCGTCACAGTTCTCCTGCACCGCGAACCTCGGGATTTCCCTGACGGGACAGGCCTGCGGCGCCCCCACAGTCTACGATCGGTGCTCGTCGTTCACCAAATCGTCACGATGTGACGTCGCCGTGTCAGCCCGCGAGAGCTGCGCGGAGCCGCTGCGGGTCCACCCGCCAGAAGTCGTGCTGCCGCCCGTCGACGAACGTCACGGGCACCTCGTCGTTCCACTGCTCCGCGAGGGCGGGATCGGTGTCGACGTCCACCGTGGTCCACGTGTCGCCGGTCTCCTGGGTCACCGACTCGACCACAGCAGTGGCCACCTCGCACAGGTGACAGCCGTCACGCACCAGGAGCACCACGCGCGCCGAGCCCAGGACCTCGGACGAGGCGCCGGCGGACGGACCCGAGGTCATCGCAGCCCCAGGTCCGATCCCCGGGCGAGCGCCCGGAGCCGGCCCTTGGCGACCTTGCCCGTGGGCGAGTACGGGAGTCCCTGGACGATCTCGATCGTGGTGGGCTGCTTGAACCGCGCCAGCCGGGTGCGGCACGCGGCCGCCACTGCGGCCACCACCTCACCTTCGTCGGTGCCGGGCAGCGGCACGACGAACGCGAGCACCTGCTCGCCGGTCTCCTCGTGCGGCAGGCCCACCACGGCGACCTGGTCGACGCCCGGGGCCTCGGCGATGACGTCCTCGACCTCACGGGGGTAGACGTTGAAGCCGGACACGATCACGAGCTCGCGCAGCCGGTCGACGAGCGTGAGGTCACCGTCGTCGTCGAGCAGGCCCACGTCACCGGTGGGGTACCAGCCGTCCGCGTCCGGTCCGTCGCTGCCGTCGGGCCAGTAGCCCGTGAGCAGGTTGTCGCCCCGCACCCAGATCTCGGCGGGGTCGCCGGGGGACGCCTCACGCCCCGCGACGGTCTCGACGACGCGGACCTCGATGCCCGGCAGGACGGCGCCGACCGAGTACGGCTTCGGCGCACCGTCGGCGTCGCGGGAAGACCCGATCGTGACCGCCACGACCGGCGAGGCCTCGGTGAGGCCGTACCCCTGCTCGATGACGTGCCCCGACGAGTCGCGAAAGTCGCGGGCGAGGTCCGGATCCAGTGCCGAGGCGCCCGACACGACGACCCGGACCGAGGCCAGCTTCTCGCGCAGGTCGGTCCGTCCCGACCACGCGGCGACGACCGGCGGAGCCACGGCGAGGTAGGTCAGGCCCTCGCGGACGACGAGGTCGAGCAGGGCGTCGGGGTCGAAGCCGTCGACCAGGACGAGCGGCGCACCTTGGTGGACCGCCTGCCCCAGGACGCAGTTGAGGCCGTAGATGTGGAACATCGGCAGCAGGCCGAGGCATACGTCGTCGGCCGAGACGACGTCGAGCGTGGCGACCTGCTCGATGTTGGCGAGCAGGGCCCGGTGGGACAACATGACGCCGCGGGGGCGTCCGCTCGTGCCGGACGTGTAGAGGATGACCGCGAGCGCCTCGGGATCGGCCGGCGCAGCCGGGGGCGACGGCACGGCGGCGTCCAGGAACGCCGTGAACGCGACCTCGCCGCCCTCGGGCGACGGACCGTCGACGACGACGGTGAGGTTCTCGAGGCCCGAGGCCGCCGCGCGGACCGCGTCGACGGCGGTCCCGTCGGCGAGGACGACCCGGGCTCCGGAGTCGGTGATCATGCGCTCGACCTCGGCGGGGGTCGAGCGCGGGTTGATGGGGACAGCGACCATGCCCCCACGCAGGATGGCGAAGTACGCGATGACCAGGTCGATGCGGTTGGCCATCACCAGCGCGACGCGGTGACCGGCCCGGAGCCCCCGGGCGCTGAGACCGCGGGCGACGGCGTCGGCCGCGTGGTCCAGCTCGGCCCAGGTGACGGCTCGACGTTCCTCGCGGGCCTCGACCAGGGCGGTGCCCTCCGGGTCACGGCGCGCGGCGACGGCGAGGATCTCGCTGACGTTCACGGTCACGGTCACGCGGCAACTCTTCCACACCGCTCCCCCGGTTCGCCTCCGAACACCCGCCCGGGCCCCACGGCGCGCGGTAGCCTCACCGCATGAGCCGCCCGCCGTCCGTCCCCCGGCCCGTGTCGCCGGCCGATCGGCGGCGCAACCTCAAGTCGCGATCAGTGCTGGCGGGCCAGGCCGCCGCAGCGGCGGCGGAGGTCGAGATCGCGCTCGCACCCGAGGCCGACCCGCGGGCCGCCGCCTTCTTCGACGTCGACAACACCATCATGCAGGGCGCTTCGATCTTCCATCTCGCCCGTGGTCTCTACCGGCGCGACTTCTTCTCGGCCCGCGACCTCGCCGGCGCCGTGTGGCAGCAGGCCTACTTCCGGATCTCCGGCATCGAGGACCCAGAACACATCGCGAAGGCCCGCAGCTCGGCCCTGTCGTTCATCGCCGGGCACAGCGTGACCGAGCTCGAGGAGATCGGCGAGGAGATCTTCGACGAGCACATGGCGCACAAGATCTGGCCGGGCACCCGCGCGATCGCGCAGGCCCACCTCGACCGCGGCCAACGGGTCTGGCTCGTCACGGCGGCACCGGTCGAGATCGCTCAGGTCATCGCCCGGCGGCTCGGCCTGACCGGGGCGCTGGGCACGGTCGCGGAGCACGTCGACGGCGTCTACACCGGCCAGCTGGTGGGCGAGATGCTGCACGGCGAGGGCAAGGCCGTCGCCGTGCGGGCCATCGCGGAGCGCGAACGCCTCGACCTGTCGCGATGCTCGGCGTACTCCGACTCCAGCAACGACCTGCCGATGTTGTCACTCGTCGGACACCCGTGCGCGGTCAATCCCGACACGACCCTGCGCTCCCACGCACGGGCCAACGACTGGGAGATCCGCGACTACCGCACCGGTCGTCGCGTGGCGCTGGCCGGGGCCCGTACGGCTGGCATGGCCGGGGCTGGAGTGGCGGCCTGGCAGGTCGCTCGCCGCCTGCGTCGCTGACTCCCTCCCGCCAATTTCTCGAAATCTCTGGGCGAACGGGCTCCCGGCGGATAGGCTCAGACTGATCTGGGAGGGTCATGCGGGAGAATCTGGTAGGACTTCGCGGGGTGCTGGCCGTGGCCGGTGCTCACGTCGACGACCGCGGTCTGCTCGCCGCCCTGGCCCACGTCGACTCCACGCCCAGCCCCGGTTCCGGCTCCGGCGGCAGTGACCCCGAGCCGCACCTGGACGCCGAGGGGCTGCGTCTGCGGGCCCTCGTGGATCTGGCAGTCGAGGGCGATGCCGAGGCGTTCGGCCAGCTCTACGACCACTACGTCGGCGGCATCTACCGCTTCGTCTACTACCGGGTCGGCTCCGCGCAGCTCGCCGAGGACCTGACGAGCGAGACCTTCGTCCGCGGCCTCCGCGCGATCAGCCGTTTCAGCTGGCAGGGCAAGGACTTCGGCGCGTGGCTCACCACGATCGCCCGCAACCTGATCACCGACCACTTCAAGTCCAGCCGCGCCCGACTCGAGATCGTGTCCGACTCCGTCCCGGAGACGCGCTCGAGCCCGCCGACCCCCGAGGACGAGGTGCTGAACCTCGTCTCGAACGCGATGCTCCTCGAGGCGGTCAACGCGCTCCCGGAGGAGCAGCGCGACTGCATCCTGATGCGCTTCATGCAGGGACTCTCGATCGCCCAGACCGCGGCGGCCCTCGGCCGGAGCGAAGGAGCCGTCAAGCAGCTCCAGCTGCGGGCGGTCCGACGACTCGCCAAGAACGTGACGGAGGACGTCCGATGACATTGACCCGTCCGTTCCGCGTCATGATTCGTAACTCCCGCCGTCTCATGGTCGTTCGGTACTGTGACCACCCGATGGCTTCAAGGCAGGAATCATGACGAGCCACAAGCGCGAGGCTGATGCATTCGAGGCCGCTCTCCGCGGCGCGCCCGCTGACGCGGCCGTCACCGAGCTGGTCCGGCACGCCGAGATCCTGTGCGCCCGCGCCGCCACCGTGGCCCCGTCCGACGACTTCCGCCTGGCCCTGCGCGAGCGCCTCATGGCCGAGGCCCCCGAGCTGCTGACCGCCCACCCCCGTCCGGCCGCCACGGCCGTGGCGGCGCCGCGCACGAGCGGCCTCCGCCGCCGCGTCGCCCGACTCAGCGCCGCCGCGCTCGTCGCGGTCGGTGGCGTCGGCATCGTCGCCTCCAGCGCGCAGGCCGTCCCGGGCGACATGCTCTACGGCGTCAAGCGCAGTGTCGAGTCGGTCGAGCTCGCCCTGCACCGGACCGACGAGGCACGCGGCACGTTCCAGCTCGAGCAGGCGCGCGAGCGCCTCGCCGAGGCCGAGCACCTGGCCGACGAGGGCGACCTCGAACGTTCCGCCACGGCCCTGGCTGACTTCCGCAACCAGGCCGACGCCGGCACGGCCGACCTGTTCACGGACTACGAGGCCGAAGGCCAGAGCGCCTCGGTCGAGTCGGTCAACGACTTCGCTGTCGAGTCCGCCGGCACGTTGACCGATCTGGCCGAGCAGTTCCCGTCCACGTCCACGTCCACGTCGTCGGACCCGGTCGAGCTCGCGATGAACACGGTGCGCGACATCGCCACGCAGGCCAGCGCGCTCTGCCTCGAGTGCGGCCCGATCACGCTGCCCGAGCTCCAGGCCATCGCCAGCCCCACGGACGGCACCACGACCTCCGCCGCACCCAGCGCTGGTCCCGCGCCGACGCCCACCAAGTCATCGCCCTCGGCCACCGGCGCGCCGGCCCCCACGCCCTCCAAGACCCCCCTGCTCACGCAGCCGACCACCCCGGCCCCCTCGTCGACGCCGTCCCCTGCGCCTCAGGTCCCGATCGTCACCCCGCTCGTCGATAGCCTGCTGGGTGAGGAAGGCCTGGTGCCGTCGCTCCTCGGCGGGTTGCTGGGTCAGAAGTAGAGCGCGCGACTCGTACCTCGTCGCATCACCGGCTCGTTCCTCGCCGGTGCCGGACTTCGTCCGGGCGCTTGCCTCGCCTTCGGCTCGGCCCATGGTCACCACGGGTGGCTGACGCAGTCTGTAGGCTCACCGCTTCTCCAGCCGTAGCCACGGCTGTCGTCCATGCCGCTTGTCTGATCTGGCGGGATACCCGCAGAACGAATTGACCCTCAGAAGAAGGCGCTGCCTCGGTCGACGAGGAGGGTGTAGAGCGTCTGCTGGATCGTCTCGCGCACCTGGTCGGTCACGTTGAACAGCAGCATCGGGTCGTCGGCCGCCTCCGGCTCGTACGCGTCGGTGCGGATCGGCTCGCCGAACTCGATGATCCACTTGCTCGGCAACGGCACCAGGCCGAGTGGACCGAGCAGCGGGAAGAACGGCGTGATCGGCAGGTAGGGCACGCCCATCAGGCGGGCGAGGGACGGGACGTTGCCGATCAGGGGATAGATCTCCTCGGCGCCCACGATCGAGACCGGGACGATCGGCACCTGCGCGCGCATGGCCGACGACACGAATCCACCGCGACCGAATCGCTGCAGCTTGTACCGCTCCGCGTACGGCTTGCCGATGCCCTTGAAGCCTTCCGGCCAGACACCG
This region includes:
- the hemB gene encoding porphobilinogen synthase, which produces MTNLPHRPRRLRSSPATRRIVRETHTVASQLVLPMFVAEGLDEPRPIASMPGVVQHTRESAKKAYREAAELGLGGVMLFGVPASKDATGSGALDPDGILNLAIADARAEVGDDLLVMSDLCLDEFTDHGHCGVLDARGRVDNDATLEVYAAMGVAQADAGAHWVGPSGMMDGQVGVVRAALDAAGHTDVAIMAYTAKYASAFYGPFREAVDSSLQGDRRTYQQDPANAREALRELGLDLAEGADVVMVKPALGYLDLVAKVRERTDVPVAAYNVSGEYAMVEAAAAQGWIDRERAIDETVLSIRRAGADIVLTYWAAELAARLR
- a CDS encoding uroporphyrinogen-III synthase — protein: MTTTTATPDATSVPSRASKPAKKLGRVSFVGAGPGDASLLTVRAAELLLQADVVITELPEQIALVPGDAEIVDGGLGEDGALLTHAARARLVVRHAKTGAHVVRLISGDPFTYATGPEEAAACAKAGIEFEIVPGISSVQAVPAYAGVPLTNRQHREFRVVSVGDTQVAWEELGSDDTLVLLSAVARIGEAADGLIAAGRSPQTPVAMTRVGTTTEQSTIVSTLEGIAADAKAAGMTAPAITVVGEVVQMRDALSWFETKPLYGWRILVPRTKEQSASLASRLRGYGAVSEEVPTISVEPPRNPQQMDKAVRGLVEGRYEWVAFTSVNAVKAVREKFEEYGLDARAFSGLKIAAVGEKTAEAIATWGIRPDLVPTGEQSARGLVEEWPPYDETLDPINRVFLPRADIATETLVAGLIDLGWEVDDVTAYRTVRAAPPPAPIRDAIKTGKFDAVLFTSSSTVRNLVGIAGKPHPSTIIACIGPATAKTAEEHGLRVDVMAESPSVEVLADALAAFGAARRVAFLEAGEPVTKPSQRRPSTRRKA
- a CDS encoding HAD family hydrolase; its protein translation is MSRPPSVPRPVSPADRRRNLKSRSVLAGQAAAAAAEVEIALAPEADPRAAAFFDVDNTIMQGASIFHLARGLYRRDFFSARDLAGAVWQQAYFRISGIEDPEHIAKARSSALSFIAGHSVTELEEIGEEIFDEHMAHKIWPGTRAIAQAHLDRGQRVWLVTAAPVEIAQVIARRLGLTGALGTVAEHVDGVYTGQLVGEMLHGEGKAVAVRAIAERERLDLSRCSAYSDSSNDLPMLSLVGHPCAVNPDTTLRSHARANDWEIRDYRTGRRVALAGARTAGMAGAGVAAWQVARRLRR
- the hemC gene encoding hydroxymethylbilane synthase, with amino-acid sequence MTEPLRLGTRASELARTQSGHVADRVRELTGREVELVTISTEGDRSSAPLDQMGGTGVFVAALRDALVAGDVDFAVHSLKDLPTADDPRLVLAAVPPREDVRDALVARDGLTLGELPPGSRIGTGSPRRAAQINALGLGVEVVPIRGNVDTRLGKVRSGEVDAVVLARAGLLRLGRADEATEVLDPIQVLPAPGQGALAVECRSDRTDLIDLLGVLDDPDTRATITAERTLLATLEAGCSAPVGALAEVAWGDDGDELWLRAVVADPSGSPSIRLSAIGVPSGAAALGLRLATEMLAEGADQIMAPVA
- a CDS encoding glutamyl-tRNA reductase, whose product is MSVLVLGMSHRTAPIEVLERASLDTDDGVKLSHKVLESPHISESVVISTCNRVEVYVEAERFHGAIEELSRLFADHAGLGREELVHHLYVHYDDAAVAHLFSVAAGLDSMILGESQILGQVRLSLQSAQAESTVGPALNALFQQALRIGKRGHAETGIDRLAPSVVTAALDAAGEAMAAWVPGDGRQDRHGVPGDGRQIGAETRYLVAGAGTMASLAVRTLVERGVAPESIMLTNRTYQRAAEFVATFGVGAVRWESLDVELQGADVLISCTGATGVVFDQERIARATQDGRPMTLVDLALPRDIAADVTQLPNTTLIDMQVLGERAADSEVVSDVAAVRAIVDGEVGTFLAAKSASRVTPTVVALRGMAVEIVESETERLEARLGDLSDVQRAEIRRALRRVSDKLLHQPTVRVQQLVDGPAGLTYADALADLFALDPSAVDRVSAVGEGAAND
- a CDS encoding DUF5667 domain-containing protein — protein: MTSHKREADAFEAALRGAPADAAVTELVRHAEILCARAATVAPSDDFRLALRERLMAEAPELLTAHPRPAATAVAAPRTSGLRRRVARLSAAALVAVGGVGIVASSAQAVPGDMLYGVKRSVESVELALHRTDEARGTFQLEQARERLAEAEHLADEGDLERSATALADFRNQADAGTADLFTDYEAEGQSASVESVNDFAVESAGTLTDLAEQFPSTSTSTSSDPVELAMNTVRDIATQASALCLECGPITLPELQAIASPTDGTTTSAAPSAGPAPTPTKSSPSATGAPAPTPSKTPLLTQPTTPAPSSTPSPAPQVPIVTPLVDSLLGEEGLVPSLLGGLLGQK
- a CDS encoding class I adenylate-forming enzyme family protein; the encoded protein is MTVTVNVSEILAVAARRDPEGTALVEAREERRAVTWAELDHAADAVARGLSARGLRAGHRVALVMANRIDLVIAYFAILRGGMVAVPINPRSTPAEVERMITDSGARVVLADGTAVDAVRAAASGLENLTVVVDGPSPEGGEVAFTAFLDAAVPSPPAAPADPEALAVILYTSGTSGRPRGVMLSHRALLANIEQVATLDVVSADDVCLGLLPMFHIYGLNCVLGQAVHQGAPLVLVDGFDPDALLDLVVREGLTYLAVAPPVVAAWSGRTDLREKLASVRVVVSGASALDPDLARDFRDSSGHVIEQGYGLTEASPVVAVTIGSSRDADGAPKPYSVGAVLPGIEVRVVETVAGREASPGDPAEIWVRGDNLLTGYWPDGSDGPDADGWYPTGDVGLLDDDGDLTLVDRLRELVIVSGFNVYPREVEDVIAEAPGVDQVAVVGLPHEETGEQVLAFVVPLPGTDEGEVVAAVAAACRTRLARFKQPTTIEIVQGLPYSPTGKVAKGRLRALARGSDLGLR
- a CDS encoding sigma-70 family RNA polymerase sigma factor; protein product: MRENLVGLRGVLAVAGAHVDDRGLLAALAHVDSTPSPGSGSGGSDPEPHLDAEGLRLRALVDLAVEGDAEAFGQLYDHYVGGIYRFVYYRVGSAQLAEDLTSETFVRGLRAISRFSWQGKDFGAWLTTIARNLITDHFKSSRARLEIVSDSVPETRSSPPTPEDEVLNLVSNAMLLEAVNALPEEQRDCILMRFMQGLSIAQTAAALGRSEGAVKQLQLRAVRRLAKNVTEDVR
- a CDS encoding glutaredoxin family protein, with translation MTSGPSAGASSEVLGSARVVLLVRDGCHLCEVATAVVESVTQETGDTWTTVDVDTDPALAEQWNDEVPVTFVDGRQHDFWRVDPQRLRAALAG